The Methanoregula sp. UBA64 genome contains the following window.
AAAAAAAGATCCGTGTTGCATCACGGCAGCGTCATTCCGGTACGGCAAGGGCACCGGGTTTTATCGCGATCCGGCCCTTCCGGGTCCCGGGCAGACCTTCCCGGCCTCAGGAGCACGCTTCATCGATCTTCCGCAGCGGATCCATCTGGACCTCGTGCGGCAGCCGGGCCAGGGAAATCGCGCCCAGCGCCCCGATAACGCCCCGGCCCCCGTACAGGACAATGCCCGCCTTCCCCGCCATTGCTTCGGCAAAGCTCCGGTCCACCACCGTTTCACGCACACGCTGCCCGAACTCCCGGAGCAGGGGAGGGATTGTCATCCCCCGGTACAGGGCAATCCCCCATTCCGGGGAGAGAGCCTCGTTCTCCACAAACTCCCGGGCCTTTGCCATCACGTGATCGATCCGGGACGGCGGCACGGCAAGCTCGATGTAGCTCGCGGAATTCCCGGCGGTCTTCTCGGGGATGTTCTCAAAGAGCATCACGACATGGTGGCTGATGGGCAGCACCCCTTTCTCCGCAACCAGCCGGGTCAGGAGGGCAAGAGCAAGGGCAAACGTGGCGCCCCCTTCCTCAGTATCCGTATCGTCGACACCGATCGTCAGGTGCGCAAGGGCCCGGGTGCAGACGAGCCCTTCCACAATACCTTCGCGGACACCGGGCCGGACATTGAGAACGCCGTCCGCCCGGGACATCATGTCGGTCAGCGAGTACGCCGGTCCCCCGATACAGCGGATCCGCTGGACAATGCGGTCGCCCTCAAGGGAAATACCGGCGACCCCCACCGCCGCCCGGGGAGACAACCCGATCTCGATCTCGGCGTTCCCGGTCCGGGCGCACTCGCGCAACAGCGTCCCGTCGCGGTGGACGCTCGTAAGCACCCCGCCGGCCCGGGCATGGTGGAACCCGCAGAACGATGCGCAGGCCCCGCTCAGGCACTCGTGGAAGATCTCGACCCGCTCCCCGTCGGTTGTCGTAAAGATCCGCCGGCAGGTACTCTGCGGCACGGCAGAGATTGCGGCATACCGTGCAGCAGCCCGCCCGGACTTCTCCCTGCGGACAATAACGCAGCCCTCCCGGACCAGGCGGCTAATCCAGTCCTGCGCCGTGCTCCGCGGGATGCCGGCGGCTTTCTGGATATCGGTAACGGTAAAAAAGCCGGCGTCCTGCGTGAACTGGCGCATCAGGCGCAGGTATTCACGCCGGTGTTCAAGCACGCCTGCCATAATGGTCGCGGATGTAGAGGATGTCCCCGATAATTGCGCTTGCAGTCTCGACCGATCCGGCCCCTTTCCCGATCAGCGTGATCTCCTTTGCCATATCGGTTTCGAGCGTAAGGGCATTTAAGGAGCCTTCGACAACGAGCGGATGATCCTTTCCAATCATCCGGGGAGAGACCCGGAAGATCTTTTTACCCGGGATCGCCTCGGCAATCAGCCGGATCGTGCAGTCCCCGTCCTCGGCAAGCCGCAGGGCATCCGGCGTGAGCAGGTCGATTCCCGTCACATCGATATCGGAAAGTTTCGTCCCGCTGCCCCAGATCGTGTTTGCCAGGATCACCAGCTTGATCGCCGCATCGATCCCTTTCACATCGTAGGTCGGGTCTGCCTCGGCATACCCCATCTCCCGGGCTTCCATGAGCGCCTGCTCGTAGGTGAGTCCCTCTGCTGCCATCCTCGTTAAGATATAGTTGCAGGTCCCGTTGAGCACGCCCCGGACGGCGATGATCTCGTTCCCGCACAGCCCGTCTTCGAGCACATGCATGATCGGGATTGCCCCGCCGACCGTTGCCTCGTACCGCAGCGCCACGCCGTTCTTTTTGGCAAGGTCCGAGAGTTCGCGGTACGCAAGGGCAATGGGCCCCTTGTTCGAGGTCACGACATGCTTCTTCCGGGCAAGGGCTGCCCGGATATACCCGAGCGCCGGCTCGCCGGTAAGGGCATTGGTGGGCGTTACTTCGATCAGGACATCGTAATCGGCTTTTTTTACGATCTCTTCAGCGGAGACGGCCGGATCGCCGCAGGCTCCGGTCTTCTGTTTGGTTTCGAGCACTGCGGCAACATCGATTCCCGCATTGCAGATAAGCCCGCTTTTGGAATCCGCGATTCCCGTGACCGAGATCCCGAGGTCCTTATGGGCAATCATTTCCGCAATACCGCGTCCCACGGACCCAAGGCCGATCAGCGCTGCCTTCATGCGGTCTCCTCCAGGGGTTCGATTAAAAGAAGCGACTTCTCCCCCGCAACCCTGCGGAGAACCGCAACCGCAGAGTCCATGTCTTTGCGGTTCGTGGCCTTGATCGTGACCCGTGATGTTGAACGTTCGTTGATGGCGGGCATGCTCATCGAGATCTCGCAGACCTCGGCAAATCCCGTGGAATCGATCCGGTCTACCGTATCGGACAGGTCCGTGTGCATCAGGTGGCCGATCAGGATCACGGTGCGCTTGTAGAGCAGGCGTTCCTTTCCGATCCGCTGGATGTGGACGCCCTGCTCCTTCAGGAGAGCCACGAGCCGGTCGAGGCGGCCCTCGGGAAGGGCAAGCACGATCTGCACGTTTAAGGTATGACTGGTGGGATCCGGGTCGCGGTGGTGGATGACCGCAATGATGTTTCCCCCGACATCCGAGATCGGTTTGAGGGCTGCGACCAGCTGTCCGGGAGAATCCTTCATCTCAAGCTTCATGGAGACCTGCACGGGTTACCACCTTCGTAACAAAGAATGGGGTTGCCGAAAAAGAAAAGGCTTGTTCTTTTTGGTCGTCAGGCACCGGGTTTATAATTTCCGGAGTTTTTCGTCGACCTTTTCAAAGAAATTGCGGTAGGCATCGACAAAGAGGGCCGGCTGGTCGGACCGTTTTACCGCAAGCGTTGCCATGCACCCCAGCTCTACGGTCTTCTGACCGTCGATCACCAGTTTGGCCGGTTTCGAGCTCTCAAGCCGGATCTCTAAGCGGCGGTCGCTGCCGATAAAGTGCGGGCGGGAGGAAAGCATGTACGGGGCGAGCGGGACTACCAGGTAGCCTTCCATGCGGGGGTCGACAATCGGGCCCCCGGCGCTCATGGCATACGCGGTCGAGCCGGTAGGCGTGCTCACCAGGAGGCCGTCCGAGCGGAACTGTTCGGAGACCCTGCCGTCAATGACGATCGAGAACCGGAGCATCTTTGCCGGGCGGGTCGTGACAATGAGCGCCTCGTTTAAGGCCTCGCCGAGCGGCTGGTCGTTCATAAACAGCGAGAGCCGCATCCGCTTCTCGACCTCAAAGCCGGAGACCAGCGTCCGGATAAACTCCCATGCCTCGTCCGGTTCGAGATCGGCAAGGAACCCCACCTCACCGTGGTTGACCCCGATGATCGGGATCTGCGGGTTCATCTGCTGGACAGTGCGGAGGATCGTGCCGTCGCCGCCGATAACCACGGCAACATCCGCCACGACACTGCTGTACGGGACACCGGGTTCGCCCAGGCAGGCGGCCGTGTCCTGCTCGACAAGTACTTCTACCCCTTTCTTTACGAGGGCCTTATGGATCTGCCGTGCGCAGGACAGGGCGCCGGGCAGGTCGATCCGTGAGACTAACAGACACTTCATCGGAGATCACCGTAAATACTCGATAACCTTGTGGTGGAGCACGCCGTTTGTCGCAACAAGGCACCGGCCCACGGTCACTTCGTCAGGGAAACTGATGGGGGCGCCGTCGAGATCGGTCACTGAACCCCCGGCTTCGGTACAGATCAGCATCCCCGCCGCTGCATCGGTTACCCGCAGCGTACCCCGCAGATCGACAAATCCGTCGATCCGCCCGGCCCCGATATAGGAGAGTTCGAGTGCCGATGCCCCGAGCAGGCGCCAGCGCCGGATCTTGTGGCCGAGCTGCATCATCCGGGTAGGATCGAATTTCCTGCCGTACACGCTCATTGCCGCCTGGTCGAGGCGGGAGGTTGACGACACATGGATCGTTTTCCCGTTGCACCGTGCATACTTGCCCCGAATTGCCGTAAAGGTCTCTGCCGTTGCAAGATCCTGCACGAACGCCTGCTGGACCACGCCGTCCTTTGCCCATGCAAGGGAGAGGGCATAGAACGGGATCCCGGCAACGGCATTGTAGGTCCCGTCCACAGGGTCGAGGAAGATCGTCCCTTCCCCGCCTTCAACGGGCACCTTGCCTGCCTCCTCGCTGATCAACAGCGAACACAGTGCGTGTTCCCGGACATACTCAAGCACGCAGTCTTCCGCCACCTGGTCGATCTTCTCGGTGGGGGTGCGGTCGGCCCCCATGTGGAGCACCTTTCCGCCTTCCGGCGATCCTACCAGCGGGCGGACATTCTCGCGGACAAGGCATGCAATTTCTTTACAGGCAGAAAGGAAGGCCATAGTGATAAAAACCTCTAAATGCAGTCAGCGTTGTATTTATGTAAGGCAATAAAGATAAATTACTTCTGCGCTTAGGATATGGTTACGTTTTAGGATGTGAAGGTAATGAAGGAACAAACAGAAATCGGAAAGATAAAGGAAGGACGGTATATTGTCATCGAAGATGAACCCTGCAAGGTAGTCGGCCTTGCCACCTCCAAGCCCGGGAAACACGGCGCGGCAAAGGCACGGATCGACGCAGTCGGCATCTTTGATGGTGTCAAGCGGTCCATTGTATCGCCGGTCTCCACTAAAACCTACGTCCCCGTTGTCGAGAGGAAGAGCGGCCAGGTCATCTCCATTGCCGGCGATATGGCACAACTCATGGACATGAAAGACTACTCCAACTTCGAGATTGCCATCCCCGATGATAAGAAGGGCACCCTTGAGATTGGAAAAGAGATCATGTATATCGAGTCCATGGGTAAAAGGAAACTCGATTAAATAATCTTTATATCTCAAAAAAATACCTTTTATCGGTTGTAATTTTGTTGTTTTAGAAAAACAGATACATTCTTGCAGGATTTTTTATTATCCTGACGGGGTTTTTTCTGGTATTACCGGATTGATCTTTTGGTAATTCCTTTCCTCATTTGATGCGTCAGGCAGGTTCCCTAATACTTTCCAATATACTTCGTCGGGACAAGAACCTTGATTGTATAGGAATTGATGTACTGGGAATTGATGATGAAGTAATAACTGCGCTGTCCTTCATAGAACTTTTCGGTCCAGGGTCGGGGATCAGTGTTGCTGGCTGTGGGTGTTGCTGCAATTTCTGCATATTTTTGTTGAGTAGTACGAGTAACTGCGGGCGCCGACTGCTTATTTCCTGCCCAAAGGTCGGGATCTATTCCCCCAGGGGGTATTATACTCCTGACGATGCGGTTGGGATCGGTCGCATCCATCACCTGGATGGAAAAGACCGGATTTACTGCACTATAAGATCCTGAAATACCACTATGGGAGTAGGGATTCCCTAATGTAGGTTCAAATTTTTCACTATCGTAGCTTGACCCCGCAGACATTGGGCCAATATGGGGATCTATAGTATACTGTAATTCCCAATAGGGGAACGGGATATTCACGATCTGGGTCGTTCCGCTGTACTTCCCAGATATAGTTGCATATACCGTGCGATTGGTATCCGGGGGAGTTGCATTTATCCTTGTCCCTTGGGGGAGCGTTGAATTCGTAGAGATATGGTAGGATTCGGGACTGACAAAACCAACGGTCTGTGCCCTCTGGTTCCAGGTTGTCGGTATGGGGGCAGGAGTGGGAGGTGTGGTGGTAATACCAGTAACATTCGAATATATCACAAGAGGGGTCTCGGATATGATCGGTTCCGTCGTTGCCACGGGAATGCCGGTATTGACAGGCTGGCCGGTAGCTAAGGGTTTGATAACAAATGCTACTACAAGAATGATGCAAAAGGCCGCGATGATATACGTAATGTCCTTCTTATCCATAGGGTAATAAATGATTATTGGGTTGTCTAAACATTAAAAAGGGTATGCGGTATCTTTTTAAAACCGGGCCGGGAATCAAAGTTGCGAATTAGAGGAAATTTGATTTAATTGCACCTGTTTTGGAAAAAAAACCAGAATAATCTGGAATTCTCAAAAACTATTTATACGAACAATACTACTTTACAGTGTAGAGACGCTAGTTCTAACTAGTGTCTACTAAATTCACAAAAGGTGAAATCATGAGTTCGTTGAAATATAACGATGAAGGGTTCACCGGCCTTGAGGCAGCGATTGTACTTATTGCATTCGTTGTCGTTGCGGCGGTGTTCTCGTATGTGGTGCTTGGTGCCGGGTTCTTCACGACCCAAAAGGCTCAGGAGACTGTTCACACTAGTGTCCAGCAGGCTAGCTCGACGCTGGAAATTGTAGGGAATGTCTATGGGTCGACCGCGGCTGGCAGTACTAATGCAGGTATTACTAGTGTCAACTTTACCGTTGCACTAGCACCCGGCGGTACAGCTGTTGATTTTAGTAAGGTGGTCCTGACCTACAGTAATGCAACAGTATTACAAACGTTGAACCAGACTATGCCTACTAGCGGTAACTATCCGGTCACAGCCGCCCTATCGGCAGGGCACTGGGGCGTAACGGGAGTTAACAACGATGTGGGTACAAGCAACGACCTGCTTGAATCGGGCGAGCAGTTCCAAGTAACGGCAATGCCGCCCTACAACATCATGGCTAATGACCGGTTTACCATCGAAATCAAGCCCGCGGTCGGCGCTGCGTTTGATATCACTCGTTCAGTACCGGGCGGACTTAATCAGGTGAACCTTCTCTACTAATCTTTTTTTCATCACAAAATCCAGATATGTAGCAATGTAAAACAGTTACAGGGAACAGTTCTAAATTAAGATCCATCCCATAACCCCGATTCTACCCGATGACTCGTTGACTTTTTTTATAGATTTATTCAGCTACTATGAGATGAGGGGATTCTGAATGTCGATATAACCTCATCATAAATGAGGAAGATCCTCAACGGCAAAATAATTGTTTGGATTCTTAAAACACCAAATAATTTTGTACCTTACCCCGGGTACACGGGACAAAGTATATTAATGTAAAACAGGATAATAATGAAATGCTATGGCGGTAAATCAGGCTCAGGTCGATCATATCATTACCGCGGCTTCCGAGGACGATCCCGAGGTAAAGCTCCAGAACCTCGAACGGGAAGTTGACCTGATCAAGACCTCTATTAAGCGCCTGTTAATGGATATTAGGGAGCGGATGAACGAGCTGGAGAACCCGTTTACCCTGTCCGCTACTTCCGGGGGAGGCTCTGTTGCTGCTAACGGGGATGCCGACGCCGCCCACGAAGCAAAAAGAGCTGCACTCGATGCAAAAGAGGCTGCACTCGATGCACGGGAATCAACGCTTGATGCAGCCGATGCAGCAAAGGAAATGGAAGTTAAAGAGGCTCCAAAGAAAACCGAGTCAAAAACCCGGCCCGACAGCCCCGATCTGGCAGATGTCCATGATGAGAAACGTCTGTTCGAAGAACAGCAGATCATGGCACTGTTAAAATCACAGATCCCTCCGGCAACCGGCCATAAGACCGGCCAGAATGCACTTGCCAGCGAGAAACTCCGGCTCCAGAAAGTGTATAAACTGTTCAAATGGACAAACGGGGCCATCCGCAAATTCGGGCATGACCGGCTCGATATCATCCTTGAATCGTATCGGATTATGGGGTATATCTCCCGTGAATCCTGCGAGGAGATCAAAGAGATCTCGCATTTGATGCCTGCAAATCTTGGCGAGGAGCATGAGGTCGGGCCGGATGAGTTTGTATCCGAACTGTATTCGCTCAACCGGATCCTCTCTCCCAACGATTCATCACTTGACCGGGATATGATTGAGGTCATGATGGAACAGCGCCAGCAACTGCTGCCGGCAAGAGAGAAACCTGAGGGACTGGAAACAACCGCCAAGGATCGTGAAATTTCACGAAATGCCCACAAAGACGATGAATGGATGAACCTGCCGGACAGGATATAAGCAATGTCATCAGATACCTTTACTACTGCTCTCTTTTTGATCACTGCGGTAATTGCTGCAGGTGTTCTTATAAATGCAATATTCCCGGTTGTTTACCAGATGTCGGGTACATTTTCTTCAGCCAGTCATCAGGCAGACCAGAGACTCCGTACGGATTTTAAAATTGTTCTTGGAGTAGCAAACACCAGTCAGTATGCCAGGGTCTGGATGAAAAATACCGGCACTGAACCCATTCCTCTTGCAGATATTCAAAAATCAGATGTCATCTGCGGGGATGCCGGGAATTTTGGCAGATTATCTCTTGATTCATCCTCCAGCCAAATGAGTCCGAATACGTGGAGATATACGTTAGACAACCTCAATAGCAATAATTATTGGGATGCCGGGGAGACTCTGGAGATTGACGCATTGGCAACATCTATTGGAACAACTGACGGCAGCCCGGTGTACTTCCAGTTTATCTTACCAGACGGGACATGGAGATCAGATCAATTTACCGTGGGTGCAACTTCTTAAGGTGATCCCGGTATGGCAGTTGCAGATCTTATCGGGGCGGCAGTAGGGGTAATGCTTCTTGTAATCGTTGCCTACCTTCTTGTGGGGAGTACACTTTCCACCGCGGAGATTGTTACAAATGCCCAAAAAGCTGCTGCCCTTCAGGAGCAGACGCAATTACGAACAGATTTTTCCCTGGAAAACATAACCACGGAAAACTCGTTTATCAACTGTACTATTCACAATACAGGTAAGGAAGTTATATCCGATTTTAAACACATGGATGCTGTAGTTTATGACCGTAGTGCCAGAGACTTTCGGCTCTACCAGTACAGTACTGACGGTGGCCCCGGGACGTGGACAATCACCGATAAAGGTACTGAGGTGATCCATCCCTCCGAGCTCGATCCCGGTGAAGCATATCAGATATCTATCCAGACAACCGCGGATTCGCCTGCATGGTTCCAGATCACAACAGGGACTGGTGTTTATAATTCAAAAATATTATAACGGGGCAATATACCATGGCTACTGATCTCTCGGATCTCATGGGAGGGGAAGACCGGCAGATCATCTCGACCGGCAACAGCGAACTGGACAAGAAGATTGCCGACGGTCTTCCGGTTGGTTCCCTGACCCTGATCGAAGGGGAGAACGATACCGGGAAAAGCGTGCTTACCCAGCAAATCATCTGGGGTGCCATGAAACAGGGAATGTCGGTCGATCTATTTACCACGGAAAACACGAGCAAGAGTTTTATCAAGCAGATGGACTCGATGAGCTTGGATATCTCCGATTATTTTGCCTGGGGATATCTCAAAATTTTTCCCCTCCACGTGGTAGGTTTTGAATGGAAAAAAGAGGAAATGGAAGGTATCCTTGCACGGCTGATTTATTATATCCAGAACAGCAAGGCGCAGGTTGCGGTTGTCGATTCACTGACCCTGTTCACGGAATACGCAGAAACCGATACCATCCTCACCTTCTTTACCAACTGCAAATCCCTCGTGGATCACGGGAAAACGGTTCTCGTGACGCTCCATACCTATGCATTTGAGGAAGATACCCTTGTACGGATCCGTTCCATCTGCGATGCACACCTGAATATGAAAAAAGCCCTTGTCGGGGACAAGTACGTCATGGTCATGGAAGTAATCAAGGTCCGCGGCGCACGCAAGACCACCGGAAACCTTGTCAGTTTCGAAGTCCATCCGGGATACGGGATGAAGGTTATCCCGATGAGCTTTGCGAGGATCTGATCCATGAGTTCCCTCTCCGTTGCAATCAATCTGCCTTTCAAACCCGAACCGGTGGACATCGATGTCGACCTGTACGCGGATCTTGAATCGGATGCTCTTTTCAAGATGCTGCCGGCCAATGCAAAGGAGTACGTCCAGAACAGTCCGCACCTCCTGGAATACCTCCATACCTTCCCGGTGAACACGTACGGGATCCCGCTCTTTGTGTCGGAACTCACAAAGGATCTCCGTAATAATAAAAACCCGAACGTTATCTACCCGGTCAATGACACCACGTTCGTCCACATTCTTCCCGATCCGGACGATGTGAGGAATTACTATATCCCGATTGAACCCTCGTTTCTGCACAGTGTAAGCGACATTTTACCGGTAGTAGAGACAAAACTGATCGATCTTATCGATGGACTCGAAACAGATCCCACTACCGACAAGGAACGGGCGGATGTCATTAAAAAAATGCTTGCCACCATTGCCATTGTCAAGCCCCCGGGCGTCGATGTAGCAAGCCTGACAAAAAAGGACGTGCAGGCAGGCGGATCGTCAAAACTGATGACCTTTTTAAACACTGATTTTACCGCACAAAAAAAGATGAAATCCGGTAAGAAGAGCAAGAATATTCCCATCACGCCGGAAGGGAAGATTATTCTCTCCAAGGTGGAGTACCAGGCTATCGAGTATCTCCTTGTCCGGGACAAGATCGAAATGGGGGTCCTAAAGCCATTTCTCTCCGACAGTTATATCGAAGATATCTCCTGCGACGGTGTCGGGCCGATCTTTATCGAACACAAGGTTTTCAAAGGTCTGAAATCTGTTGTCGAGTTCAAGGTATCGAGCGAACTCGACGAATTTGTCGTAAAGGTTGCCGAACGGATCAAACGGCCCATTACCTACCGGAACCCGGTGGTCGACGCCACGCTTCCGGATGGTTCCCGTATCAACATTGTGTACGGCACGGCAATCTCAAAGCACGGCAGTAACTTTACCATCCGTAAGGTGAACGAAGTTCCCCTCTCCATCCTAAATATCGTCGAGAGCGGCGGCATAGACTATGTCTCTGCGGCATACCTGTGGATCTGTGTCGAGTACGGGATGTCCCTGTTCGTGAGTGGCGAAACGGCAAGCGGAAAGACAACGCTCCTGAATGCCATTACTACCTTCATTCCCCCCGAGAACAAGATCGTTACCATTGAAGATACACCTGAGCTCAATGTCCCGCACCGGAACTGGGTGCGGGAAGTCGCACTCGCCAAGGGTGGAGGCGAGAGCGGCGGGGCCGGTGGCGAAGTCACGATGTTCGACCTCCTTAAAGCTGCCCTTCGTCAGCGTCCCAACCAGATCCTTGTGGGTGAGATCCGAGGGGTAGAGGGGAGCGTGGCCTTTGGTGCAATGCAGACCGGGCACCCGGTCATGAGCACGTTCCACGCAGCATCGGTCGAAAAACTGATCCAGCGTCTCTGCGGGGATCCCATCAATATCCCGAAAACATATGTGGATAACCTCAACCTGGTCGTGATCCAGAGCGCAGTGAAACGGCCCGACGGGCAGACCGTGCGCCGGATGATCAGCTGCAACGAACTGGTCGGGTACAATGCCGAGACGGGAGGGTTTACCTTTGTCCAGATGTTTACCTGGGAACCGGTCTCCGATACCTTTGTCTGGACCGGGAAAGGCAGCTCGTTCCTTCTGGAAAACAAAATAGCATCGATGCTCGGTATCCCTGATAGCAAGAAAGCAGAAATTTACCTAGAAGTGGAGAAACGGGCAAAGATCCTCGAACGCCTTCACAAAGCCGGGTATATCAAGTTCTGGGACCTGTTCCACATGATAACAAAGATCAAGAAACAGGGGCTCCTCACCATCGGTGCGTAATTATGCCTGATGCGATCGCACCTCCAGAAGGAGACAAGGAAAAAGCAAAGCCTGCACGGGAGATCCCGTTCGCCTCGATGGTAAAAGGCATCAAGGAAAAACTGGCCTCCATCCAGGAAAAGAAGAAGATGGGCGCGGATCTTCTTTTCATGACCACCTACATGGCGTCGCTTGCGATCGCCAATGCAACGCGCCCCGAGATCTTTTCCTTTGCTGCCAACCGGCACGAGTACATCTCGGCAAAATACATTGGCAAAGTGGATACTTTTGTCAAAAAATGGAACTACAGTTATTCCGAAGCCCTTTCTATCGTTGCCGAACGAACCGAGAACGATATCCTCAGAAGCATGCTCAACCGGTATGCAAACTCCATCGATTCCGGTGTTCCGGACGAGGATTTCCTGAGTAACGAGCTTGCAACGGTCAGGAGCGTGTACCGGAACCAGCTGGAACAGGGGATGTCCATGCTCCAGAAATGGGGAGATGCTTATGTCGCCATGCTCCTTTCGGGGACCGTCATCGCCGTTATCATCATGATCTCCGTGGTGATCTATGCGCCCTCCGACATCCAGTCGACCTTCAACATGTCCTATGGGATCATCCTTGCAATCAGTGTCTTTGGCATCACCCTGATGTACACAACCGTCCCTGACGATCCAAAGAGCCACGGCCTGGTCGCACGCATGTCAAAAGAACAGGAGACCATTCGTGCCATGGAACGGATCATCGTCCCCCTGACCCTGGGGGTGGTTATCCTCCTCGCACTTCTTGGCGTTGCAGCCAGCATGATCTTTATTCTTGCCGGTATCCTGATGGCACCGATGGGGATCATCGGTTTTATCGATGATCTGAATATCACCCAGAGGGACAATGACTTCTCGGTCTTTATCAGGAGTTTTGGTGCGATCATGGGCGGCCAGGGGACGACCGCGGTGTACGCACTGGGAAGCATTGACCGGAAATCGCTTCCGGCGCTTGAACCGCTGGTAAATTCAGTCTATTCCAAACTCAATCTCGGCCTTGACGAAAAGCAGGTCTGGGACCGGTTTATCGGGGAGGCCGGGAGCAACCTGATCTACAAATACCTCAACATCTACCGGGATACCGTGGCACTGGGCGGTCCGCCGGAACCCATCGGTACGGTGGTGGGGTCCTCAATGCTCGAGCAGACCCTGCTCCGTGAGAAAAAAGACATGCTCTCCAAGGGGTTCATTGTCCTTCTCATACCCATGCATGTCGCCATGACCGGTCTCTTTGTGGCGCTCTACCAGATCCTTGTTGTACTGACCGATTCGGTGGCAAGTATGATGACAAAATTCCAGGAAGCGGCAGCTACATCAGGAGGACAGGGATCCGGGGCATCCATGAGTGGCGTCTTTGGTGGCGGAATGAACCTGTTTACCAATTTCCCCAAGGAGGCCATGCAGACCTATGTGTCCATCACGCTTGCAATCCTGACCGTATCGAATATTATTGCCGCCCGGATCGTTGGAGGAGGGGATCGATACATGTATTATTTCTACGCAGCAATATTCTGCACATTGACAGGTCTTGTCCTTCTCCTGGCACCGAGCGTGGTGGGGCTGTTCTTCAGCTCAGAAGCACTGACAAGCATCGGCAGCGGCGTAAGCGGGACGGGGGTATAACATGAAAGATAGTGTCCGCC
Protein-coding sequences here:
- a CDS encoding type II/IV secretion system ATPase subunit codes for the protein MSSLSVAINLPFKPEPVDIDVDLYADLESDALFKMLPANAKEYVQNSPHLLEYLHTFPVNTYGIPLFVSELTKDLRNNKNPNVIYPVNDTTFVHILPDPDDVRNYYIPIEPSFLHSVSDILPVVETKLIDLIDGLETDPTTDKERADVIKKMLATIAIVKPPGVDVASLTKKDVQAGGSSKLMTFLNTDFTAQKKMKSGKKSKNIPITPEGKIILSKVEYQAIEYLLVRDKIEMGVLKPFLSDSYIEDISCDGVGPIFIEHKVFKGLKSVVEFKVSSELDEFVVKVAERIKRPITYRNPVVDATLPDGSRINIVYGTAISKHGSNFTIRKVNEVPLSILNIVESGGIDYVSAAYLWICVEYGMSLFVSGETASGKTTLLNAITTFIPPENKIVTIEDTPELNVPHRNWVREVALAKGGGESGGAGGEVTMFDLLKAALRQRPNQILVGEIRGVEGSVAFGAMQTGHPVMSTFHAASVEKLIQRLCGDPINIPKTYVDNLNLVVIQSAVKRPDGQTVRRMISCNELVGYNAETGGFTFVQMFTWEPVSDTFVWTGKGSSFLLENKIASMLGIPDSKKAEIYLEVEKRAKILERLHKAGYIKFWDLFHMITKIKKQGLLTIGA
- the flaJ gene encoding archaellar assembly protein FlaJ, encoding MPDAIAPPEGDKEKAKPAREIPFASMVKGIKEKLASIQEKKKMGADLLFMTTYMASLAIANATRPEIFSFAANRHEYISAKYIGKVDTFVKKWNYSYSEALSIVAERTENDILRSMLNRYANSIDSGVPDEDFLSNELATVRSVYRNQLEQGMSMLQKWGDAYVAMLLSGTVIAVIIMISVVIYAPSDIQSTFNMSYGIILAISVFGITLMYTTVPDDPKSHGLVARMSKEQETIRAMERIIVPLTLGVVILLALLGVAASMIFILAGILMAPMGIIGFIDDLNITQRDNDFSVFIRSFGAIMGGQGTTAVYALGSIDRKSLPALEPLVNSVYSKLNLGLDEKQVWDRFIGEAGSNLIYKYLNIYRDTVALGGPPEPIGTVVGSSMLEQTLLREKKDMLSKGFIVLLIPMHVAMTGLFVALYQILVVLTDSVASMMTKFQEAAATSGGQGSGASMSGVFGGGMNLFTNFPKEAMQTYVSITLAILTVSNIIAARIVGGGDRYMYYFYAAIFCTLTGLVLLLAPSVVGLFFSSEALTSIGSGVSGTGV